The DNA region CGCACAATGATTGAGGCCGTGGGAGCTAAGTTGATTTACCTTCCTCCCTATTCTCCAGATTTTTCACCCATTGAAAATTGCTGGTCAAAGTTGAAAAGTACCTTGAAAAGTATCGGGGCAAGAACTTATCTAGCTCTAGACAAGGCAATTGAGGTAGCTTTTTCCAAGATTACCCTTGATGATATTCGATGCTGGTTTACACATTGCTGCTATTGCACCTCACTCGACTAGAAATTGCTATATATATTGATTTTGACGATGTACATTGCAATTTTTATTATATTTAGAGCATAATTTCATAACGTATAACGTAGTTCTTACTATAAAAGATCTGTAAAATGAAAGTTGCATTTGTCATACCACTTAAAAGCGAAGAAGTTTCAAAAGATTGGAATGTAACTATTGCACTACTTCTGAGATGTTTGGAGTCCATTTTTAATCAATCATCTAATTCTTTTGATGTTTATTTGTCATGTAATAGTTTTCCCTATATTAGCTCTTCAGAAAAACTTCATATCATAGAACATGATTACCCTATTCCTACAACATGGGATGATGGACACAAGGATAAATACCAGAAAATCTATAGAGCTTTAATTGAGGTTCAAAAAAATGCCCCTTGTTATGTGATGAAGCTTGATGCAGATGATTTGTTACACCAGAATCTTGTTCAATTTGTCACAACAGATGGGAAAGAAGGCTATTATATAGAGAATGGTTATACTTATGTAGATGGAAAAAAATGGATACAAAAATTGCCACAATTTCATAATTTATGTGGTTCATCTAATTTAATTAGAGTGACTCCTCAGGAGTTGCCATATTCGATGAATAAAAAAGGTAAAAAATTTGACATTATGCTATGTGGTCATAACATTTTTGAGGAATTTTATCGCTCTAAAGGTAAAGACATTGCGCGGATTCCATTCCGAGCTGGAATATATATTTCTGGAAGTGGAGAAAACCACAGTGGGCATGATTTACAAAATATAAAAAGCCGCAGAAAATGGATGAGTTCTTTTGTTAAGAGACAGCTATTAACGAAAAAAATAAGACGTGATTTTTCTTTGTTTCCACTTTCTGATTATCTAACGCTTATTCAACAAGGTAAGAACCCTCGCTCTCTACCACTTCGCCTTAAAGCATAGATTTTTATATTGCTTACTATTTTGGGTGTTGCAGAATAGAGGTATGAATCCATGAAGGTCAAGGTACAGGGACATCCCAGAACTTGAGATAGTGAATCAGCAATCGAATCGAATGCTCTAACATTTCCACAGACTTGGAATAACATAAGGTCTTTCGATGGAGTCGAGCGAGATAGTGCCGCAATCGAGTGTTCTCGCCTTCGATACGAGTCATGTAGGTCTTACTGATAATCTGGTCACCATCGGGTACAAACATGGGATAAACTTTCCAGCCATCTGTGATGTAGAAGAAGCATCTCCAGAGACGAACGATTGCCCATAGTGGCTTGAATGTCTCTGCGCTTCTGTCACCAATAGTCCAAGCAAGAATACCTGGTTGAAAGTGGTCTACGGCTGTCCAGAGCCAGACCTTGTTTTTTTCGCACCGACGAATGTTTGAAGTTCATCGAGTTCCCCGACCTGAGGCATCTCTTCCGGTTCATAAGCATCAGGCAGCAATGCACCGACTTGTTTGACCCAAGTGATGACGGTAGTGTGGTGTACTCCTTTCACCCGTTCAATGGCTCGAAAGCCGATACCGTTGACATACATTTTGAGGCATTCACGTTTGAAGGCATTTGAGTAGCCGAGCTGACTATAGTGGTCGATAAACTGACGACCGCAATCTACACAGATGTGATTCTGTTTGCCTTTTTTCTTTCCGTTCTTACGGATATGAGTAGATTGGCATTCTGGACATTCCATTGAGTCAACAACCTCCATTCATACCTCTATTCTGCAACGCCCTATTTTGTTTGTCTGTAACGTCAGTTTTGGTTAAGGAATTAGGCTGAAAACCTCATGAATTAAGAGTTTGTTTGGAGTTTCATCTATTTTCTGATTCGCAACAAGGTATTTTTATTGAACATATCTTGTGTATTGTGCTCAATCAGTGGAATATTGCATAAAATAACGTGAATTCAGGATAAGAGAAGAAAAGGAGAAAGTGCATATTGTGGAAGTTAATAAGCAATCCACCACTTTCTCCCATGATCAGCCTAGAATCTTTGTTGGTAGTCCTAAAAATGTAAGGATGAGAGAGAAAAGAGTAAGCAAAAAGTCCTCATTAAATACCCTATTATCCAAACTGTCAGTCCACTAATGTCGTTAAAAATAATCCCATTCATAATGGCAAGCAAAACGATAAGAGAGTTTCAAATGAATAATGTTATGCCAGCAGAAAAAGAAACTCTCGGATTAAAAGAATATCCCATAACTAAAGAATTGAGGTAAGCTACTGGTTTGACCAGTGAGATCAGACGAGCTTTAAGCGTTCCCGAAGGAAAGCACTCTCGCGGTGGCTTGATGGAGCACATCCGTAGGAGTACAAAAATGTATCAAAGTTTGTCCCATTCTAAGTGGAATTGTAAATATCACGTGGTATTTGTGCCCAAGTATCGACGTACAGCAACTTTTTAACCCTTTTGACCACTGCTATGGCTTTAGCTATTAGGCATTGAGTGTCTCATGATGTTTCATATCATTTATCAAGGTGCTAGAAAACTAACCAAGTTATGGTTACCAAGGGTTACCAATAAGAGCAAAACCACTCCAGAAAAAAGGATGGGATAAATCGGGATTGTTTAAGTTACTGATAGTTGCGGGTAACGGAATTTGGTTATTGGCAGTGATGAGTTGATTGTTTTCTAAACGAACTTCTCCATGTAACAAAGATAATTGAGCAGTACGCAGCGCATCGGCTTTAGTTGGTGCTGCTTGTAAATCTTCATAGAGCCGGGTCATTAAGCTCATTGTGCCAGCATCACTCACATACCAAATACTGCCAATTGCAGCTTTGGCACCTGATGCAAGGGCTAATCCAGCAAATCCTAATTCTGCTTGGCGATCGCCGATCGCTGTGCGGCAGGCTGACAATACTAACAATTCGATGGGTGGTTCATTCAGTCTGAGCTGTTCAATATCTTCAAGGGAAACCCGTTCATCCTGAAAACGCACGTAGGAATCCTCTGGATTACCGGATCGGAATTCGCCATGGGTTGCCAGATGAACAATGCCATAGGGTGTGCGATCGCGGGCAGCCAGCAGATTATCGACAGTAAATTGATTTTCAACGAAAGCATCCCCATCCCAGATTTGATCTGCAATAATCTGTACCTCTAGGGGAGCCGCAGGTAAATCGTCTTCACCACTAAATTCTGATGCACCCATCGCTAAAAGTTGATTATCACCAGGTTTGATGTAACCTGTTGTATTCGTCAGCGAGAAACTTGGCATCATGCCCATACTGTAATCTTCGATCACGAACTTCTCACCATCATGCAATGCCGCCAGGGGTAGTACCCGCAAGCCATCATCCATGATGTAGGTCAAATTATTGATTTGTTCTTTTTCAAGATCAGCCTTAAGCGGTTCAAGCAGCACACGATAAAGATTTTGTGCAGGCGGCAAATAAGTATTAGTCAATCGCGGATTTGTTACGCCTCCCACAAAATTAGCGACTTCTGCCATCACATCTTCGCGGGTCACATCAGGTAATTTCTTGCGGATAATCTCGCCACCATAAGTGATCATTACCAGTTCCAGCTCGTCTTTTCCATTCAGCACAGGGCGTGGATTTAGGAAATTTCGAGTCGCTGCATTAATAAAATCTGAAAGGCGATCGCCATTGAATTGCCATTGAATCGATTCCACCTCAACAGCTTTTTGATCTTTTAGATTCAAGTTTTTTGTGTGAGTTTTTATTTGAGCTTTTGTCTGGGTTAAATCAGCAGATTCCTCATTAAAAAAGACATAAATAAGGGCCGGTTT from [Leptolyngbya] sp. PCC 7376 includes:
- a CDS encoding IS1 family transposase (programmed frameshift); this encodes MECPECQSTHIRKNGKKKGKQNHICVDCGRQFIDHYSQLGYSNAFKRECLKMYVNGIGFRAIERVKGVHHTTVITWVKQVGALLPDAYEPEEMPQVGELDELQTFVGAKKNKVWLWTAVDHFQPGILAWTIGDRSAETFKPLWAIVRLWRCFFYITDGWKVYPMFVPDGDQIISKTYMTRIEGENTRLRHYLARLHRKTLCYSKSVEMLEHSIRLLIHYLKFWDVPVP